The Drosophila simulans strain w501 chromosome 3R, Prin_Dsim_3.1, whole genome shotgun sequence genome contains the following window.
GGTGGTGGCTGTGGCGGCGTCCTCATGGTCCGATTCTCCATCCGAGGAACTGGCGTATGACTGAAGGCCTAACATTTAGAGGCTGCGGACGAACTCTGTGTACTTGTTCACAAAATGCTGAAGGTAGATCACGACCAGAGTGTAGAGGAGGAATACGAAAACGTTAATGGATATTTCCATTCGTCTACACGTTTGCGTTTATCATCAGTTGCTTTAGTAAAAgtaacaaaaacatatttatatatctattaaaACTAGTGATGGTGCGTGCTATCTGTTATCGATATTATCGAATGGCTATGTTACGGTCTCACTACGGTcgcgaaaatgcaaatttaaagctaattttaaaattttcaaataaagtttGATATGCTGTacacaaatataaaagaaGTTATTTTAGTTGATGTCGCAGCGCATTTTGACCAAACCTCTATTCAGTGCTGATTGATAACGGGTATGGAAATACGGTCATACTGAATCAGTGATAAATTTTGGGATCTTTTGACCGCTGAAAATACCGTCTCTGTAAATTAGTCACAATGGTAGAAGGCAAGCACTGGAGCTACGACATCCTCAAACAGATCGCCATCGAGGGATGCACCGAGGACTTGGAGGATTTGAAACAAACCCTTGCTGATGAGATCGGTTCGCAACGCAGATTGGATTGCATACGAACCATTGAGGATTTAATTGACTGCCTGGAACGAGCGGACGAACTGTCGGAGGACAATGTGGAGCCACTGCGCCGGATGTCGGGCAATATGCCGCAGCTCATCGAGGCTCTGAGCAACTACACACCGCCGGAAAACTTTCGTGGACGTCCGGTGAATGTGTACCAGGAACTCCGATTGGCCGAGGAACTTCGTCAGCAGCTCCGGATTGCGCCAGCGTCCCAGAATACTCAGCCATCAGTTTCGGCACTAGCTGCCGCTGTGCCCCCATCAGGAATCCAAAACTATGCCACCCCAGCTGCTTTTACGGATAGCAAACGAACGGCGGTCTTTAAGAAAATATCCCAGGAACTGGGTCGCTATTGGCGACGACTGGGACGATCGGCGGGCATAGGCGAGGGCCAAATGGACACCATCGAGGAGCGTTACCCGCACGACCTGAAGTCCCAGATTCTGCGACTGCTGCAGCTCATCGAAGAGGACGATTGCCACGATCCCAAGCACTTTCTGCTTCGTCTGTGTCGCGCCCTGGGCGATTGTGGTCGCAATGATCTGCGCAAGAACGTGGAGCAGATAATGTCGCATTAGAAAGCATTCTTTACATGCATTTTGTTATGATTTTAGTTATTATTGTGCTGGAGAGCAACAATGTGGTGCCTTTATACCAGATCATAAAAATCGCATACTAAAAATCATGATCTTATGATAAGAAAATGTGATTCCCATTTTGAATGATAATAGATAGATTAATTTGATTCTCTTATCCACCATTTGCGTGGAACTATCGAATTGGCGATTATCGATAAGCACAGCTGGCTGGTTATCGTTTGTTTCGGGGTGAATGGTTAGCAACACGTGCGcgcaatattttatttgagaATTCTGTTTTTAACCATTAAAGTGTATTAAAAAGCATACATAGTTAGCAATATGTCTATTCGGGAGAAGCTGCTGATGAAGAAGATCGTTAAGCGGGAGAAGATGAAGAAGGAGCTCTCGCAAAAGAAGGGAAACAAGAAGGCCCAAAAGCAGGAGCCAcccaaacaaaatggcaataaacCCAGTAAAAAACCTGAGAAACTCAGTAAAAAGCATGTGGCCGAGGATGAGGGTACGATTAAAAACATGTGTGCattgtaaatatatgtaacaTTCACTTTTCGACCGGCAGATGACGATTTAGAGGAGGATTTCCAGGAGGCGCCGCTGCCCAAGaagaagcaacaaaaacagccttcaaaaaagcaacaaattcaGGTGGCCaactcggattcggaatcCGATGACGATGAGCAGGAGGATGAGGCAGATGAGGATAGCGATGTGGACGAAGTAGATGAAGTTGATGAGGACGATGTGGACAGCGGGAGTGAAGACGATGACCAGCAGGAAGGTAAGTAAAAGAGTCGATATTTAGAGAATTCGTTCTAACTACATATAGTAATGATGATTTTTAAAGGCGAATTTGAGCAGCTCTGGAGCAGCGAGTTAATGTTGCCCAGGGCAGGCatgaaatccatttaaaaaCCAACTGAATTATATCAAATATTGAAATACTTTATCCCtgagaaaatcaaaattaaccaaaaataCCTATTtcagatgaagatgaagaagAACCTGTGCCAGCCAAGAAAACGAAGTTGCTTCCCAACAAGTCGAAGGCACAGAATGGCAAACCAGCTAAAGACGACGAGCCCTTTACCGTGGAATCCTCTCTGGCTGCTCTGGATTACCGAGATTCGGATGATCGCAGCTTTGCCTCCCTAAAGGGCGCCGTGTCCGAGGCCACATTGCGAGCCATTAAGGAGATGGGTTTTACCGAGATGACTGAAATTCAGGCGAAATCACTGACACCCCTACTAAAGGGACGCGATCTGGTGGGAGCTGCCCAGACGGGTTCCGGCAAAACCCTGGCCTTCCTGATACCCGCCGTCGAGCTGATAAACAAGCTGAGATTTATGCCACGCAATGGTACCGGCGTGATCATCATCTCACCTACCCGAGAGCTGTCCATGCAGACTTTCGGTGTGCTCAAAGAACTGATGGCACACCACCATCACACTTATGGCTTGGTTATGGGCGGCTCCAATCGGCAGGTGGAGAGCGAGAAGTTGGGCAAGGGCATCAACATTCTGGTGGCCACACCGGGTCGTCTGCTGGATCATTTACAAAACTCGCCCGACTTTTTGTACAAGAACCTTCAGTGCCTGATTATCGATGAAGTGGATCGAATTCTGGAGATCGGTTTTGAGGAGGAGCTTAAGCAAATCATTAATCTGCTGCCAAGTGAGTTACGAGTATCTATTAAAGGTTctaattgtatttttaaactaaCTTTATCTATCAGAACGCCGCCAGACGATGCTCTTCTCGGCCACACAGACGGCTCGCATCGAAGCGCTTTCCAAGCTGGCCCTTAAGTCGGAGCCAATTTATGTGGGGGTTCATGATAACCAGGACACGGCGACCGTAGATGGACTCGAGCAGGGGTACATTGTATGCCCCTCGGAGAAGCGACTGCTCGTGCTCTTCACGTTCCTCAAAAAGAATCGCAAGAAGAAGGTGATGGTGTTCTTCTCGTCCTGCATGTCCGTCAAGTACCACCACGAGCTATTCAACTACATTGATCTGCCAGTGACCTCCATCCACggtaaacaaaagcaaacaaaacgaacgACCACCTTCTTCCAGTTCTGCAACGCGGAATCTGGTATTCTCTTATGTACGGATGTGGCTGCTCGTGGATTGGACATTCCGCAAGTCGATTGGATTGTGCAGTACGATCCTCCAGATGATCCACGCGAGTATATTCACAGGGTTGGCCGAACGGCCAGAGGATCGGGCACCTCGGGTCACGCCCTCCTTTTGATGCGACCGGAGGAGCTGGGCTTCCTGCGCTACCTTAAGGCCGCCAAGGTGCCGCTCAATGAGTTTGAGTTCTCCTGGCAGAAGATAGCTGATATTCAACTGCAGGTGGGTGCTTTTTCTTTCAGTTAAAATTGTAAGCTATGGATTAAGGTGATCTAATTCTTATCCGTTGCAGCTGGAGAAACTGATCGCCAAGAACTATTTCCTAAACCAGTCGGCCAAGGAAGCCTTTAAGTCGTATGTGCGCGCGTACGACTCGCATCAATTGAAGCAGATCTTCAATGTGAACACGCTGGACCTGCAGGCGGTTGCGAAAAGCTTTGGATTCCTGGTGCCACCCGTGGTTGACCTGAAGGTGGGCGCGGCCAAGCGGGAGCGACCGGAAAAGCGAGTGGGCGGCGGCGGTTTCGGGTTCTACAAGAAAATGAACGAGGGATCGGCCTCCAAGCAGCGGCACTTCAAGCAGGTCAACCGCGACCAGGCCAAGAAGTTTATGCGTTAGTTTTTTTAGATTTAAGAAGAGATATACCGTTGCATATTGTAAATCAGCTGCTTTACTTGAGTGTGTGTATACAAATAGGCAAAAGATATAAAACTAAATGTTTCCAATTCACGAATGCACGTAACCATTTGGCCaggtcatcatcatcataatcatcaacAACTGGCATCCCACTCGATCTCTCGATGCGGATGTGACTTCTCCTTATTTGCCGCTTGTTGTTTcaaatgtttattgttgtCGCCGTCGAGTCGAGCTGAGTCGCCTCCCCAAATTTGGCCGATTGCGCTTTTTTATTTCGTCTGTCGCTCGCCAAATTGTGCCACTTTTAGGCCCACGCTCGCCCAGTCCAAGTCCCTCCAAAACGGAGGCGACGCTCTTGTTGGGCCAACTAATCGATGATCGGGCGCTTAATCAATTGCTGGCTTACGGGCGCCCACTGCGCCACTGCATTGGCCAATTTAAACAGCATTGGGCAGCGATCAATTTTCCAATAAAACTCGTTTAGGCCGCCGTTTTGAAGAGATTCCATCACCCACAATACGAAAATATAATTGCGGGCCACCTTGGcttgaatataatttaaactttaatcTACAGCAATGTCTTAATAACTAAAATTCGTAGTAGAACTAGAAaggtatttctttttttaaattagtcaAAAAAGGAATAAGGAAGCTCTTAGGGATTACGATCATCTTTTTTTGAAGTTTCAGAACAGGGAACATCATTcgattaaataatattttgcgCAGGTTTTGCACTTAAAGAAGTCGATTTAAATCGACATTAATTATAGAGTAAATAGTAGTTTAACCCCTCtacttaattgtttttttacAATCTATGaactttgaaatattttcgagTTATAGAGTTTCTGTAAGTGCGCAAATTGGATGTTGTTGGGGGCGTGGGCGTGACGAACGTTGGAGACCACAACGCGGTACGCCCACACGCACACGCCCCCTCACCGCCCGCGCCCCTGCCCACTTGCCACTAGCACTTGTTTCTAAAAGCCAAGTTAACGATGTTTCGGTGAATGAAAAAGCCAACGCGCTCGAGTTTACTCATTCATGAGCACTTTGCGGATCGTGGTTGGATTAGTTTTGCCCAGACTGCGTTTTGTTGGATCCAATCAGCTGGTCGGGCACAATATGCAAAGTGGAAACTTTATGAATGGATTCGGAAAACGGATGACGGGGGAACGGGGAAGGAGTTTCACCTGTGGGTCGCCGCGACGTGTGACACAGAAAATGCATTCGAACAGGCGACAAAAATGTGGTTGGAAACAGAATTGGTAAATATTGgggaaaacataaatattaaattttaataacaagCTAAGAATACACTTAAAATCCATTGCTactctaattaaattttattcattaAAGCCCCACACTTGTGAGCATGGTCAAAACCAAACCACTCTGGACACTTTTGTTGCCTGAGCGGGTTGCGCATGTGGTCGAGTGTATCTGACAGATACTTACTATCTGTGTGGGTGTTGCAGTTCGGTTTCTTTGTGGCACCCGAAAACTGACAAACTCAACTGTTGGTAAACCGGTGGCGCCCACACGGCCGCGTCTCATGCGTAATGGAAACAACTGGGAACTGGTTAATGGCCGACTGCCGcctggcttttggccaacatattGCTAATTACACACTCTCACACCCAATGGTTTGTTTCTGTGTCGGCGGTAAATTAAGAAAAAGAATGTTTAATTTGTCGTTTAGGCCACAAAGCCGCTAAATGTCTTGGCCAAATTTGCATGCGACACAAACGTGCAGTGGCCAAAAAAGGATTCCCGGACCAGCAAAGTAGTGTAAGCGCCGCCTGGCAGGTTGTCAATCGTTGGAACCACTTCCTTTTAAGCAGGCGAATTGGTCAaacaatcgaattgcatttggGATGCAATATCTCTTTGTTAATAGTAATAATTTACTCCTCTTGATGGCGGCGAAAGACTTCCAACTTTAGATTTAGGTGGTTGTATTAATGGTGCATCGACTTTTCAACTTAAATTTACACTAAAGATTAACCAATTCAAGCATTTTTCTCGCCTAACTTTACAGCtgctggaaaacttttgtATTTCCGTTTTCCAAAACCGAAAGTGCCGCCCAAAACGACCTACTCACAATGAAAAACACCACATTCAAAAGGGCAAATTCCAAAGCCCTAGAGAGATTAACGGCCCACGGAAAACTTGGCACTTCGAACTTGGCCAGATGTCCAATGGACCACGTGGGTGTGCGGATTGGAAAGGGCTTTGGTCTGTGGCCCAGAGATTTAAATCGGATATCCATCCCATAAGCAAACAATGTCTCAATCGCCACGCACATTGACACATTTTTCAATGGCACTAAAACTATATAATGGGGCCGTACAACACATTTAATGTCGGCCCACACACAGGCCAATTCCAATCGGTTTGAGCCAAGTGCACACAAATTTGGTTGGACTTGTGGCCGGGCTGTGAAACTTGGCCAGGTGAGTTCCGGTGGTGGGAGTCTGCTTTCCAATGGGACGACCAAACCGCTGTCCATCCACAACTTTGGCCACTTTAAACTTTCACGTCTCATTTTGGTGCATGCGGGTTTCAAAAATCGGATCTTGCCCCATGCCTGCCGTTGGCTAGATGTGCCGCCCCAGAAATTTTGGGTTCCGTTGGGGGAGGCTGCTGCAATGAAGTGATcctcatacatatatatcaaaatattgtTGAAAACACAAGAGTTGTAATATTGGAAGGACCTAAATGTAAACAGAACCAGAGTCAAATTGTAGAACGTataaattgttcaaaacgtagAAAAGTAGTTATGCAGACTTAAAAggttgttttattttggtaaatttgatcgataattaattatttttagtaCGTAATATCTAGCTAATGTGTTGAATTTTTGTGAAATTCGCCAACCACACGGAAGCCAGCGAAAAGTGTCTTTCGCGATGGAAAGTAAAAGTTGTCGCCGGCCTAGGGTCGCTTATATGGTGCGTCCATCGAAACGCTCGCGAATGCCAATTTTCCCACATACATTTCGCGTTTTGCGGCAGAGTTAACCAAGTTAACACCAGCATTTGGCCAGTACGGGTTCGGGGGCTTATTTGCATGGTGTTTTGGACTTGGGGCCCAGATGCTAGCCCCCGCATATGTCCGGCGAAACAAAATGCCGCTTGGTTCTAATCTGCCAGCAATTTCCGTGCGCAATTAATGCCTCCACAGCGCAGTGtcttaattaattcaaaatcaaCGCCAACGCGCCAAATTGTGGCCCACCAAGCGACCAGGTGGCAACGCTAAATGTTGTTAGTCAATTAATGCATTAACTGGGCTTCATTTGGCAAAATGTTAATGGCCCACCTTTGTATTTAGTTGCTTTTAACTTATTTGGccatttattaacttttatatTCGCACTTTTGGGCAAAATATGTGTAATAAGTTAACCAGCTGCGCAACTCTGTTTGAGCGGAGTGGCAACGCTGATTGGTGATCTCGCATGCTGGCGGTAGGGTGCGAGAGAGCCAAGTCAGAGAGAAACTGACGTCACAAGGTTGGATATTGGGATATTTTCTATGAATATGGCTATGCAGATATTGACTATACATCACCGAGTAGTTAAAAGCACTGATACATTAGAAATACGAAAAATTACAAGAAAGTACCCCAAATATAAAGCTAAATATTTGGtcttaactattttttaaaaacaaccGCACTTTGTGACGTCACTAATGGAGAGAGCAGAGAAACAAGAGCACTCTGAAACCACCACCCCACGATCGCACTGGCATGATCTCACACTTACAACGTTTTGTGCTCTTCGCTTCGCATTCagtttctttttctctttctttGCGCACGGTTCAGTGGTAGGAAAATTAGGAGGAATCGTTCAGTAAAGTCCCGAGATCCGTTCGCTATTGCCCGACTCGAATAAAAtccatatacacatatatcaaataaacaaaggaaAGGAGTCCTCAGAGAAGAGAAGTGtgtttcaaaaacaaaatactttcgaaacaaaacgaaatgaataaaagccaaagccacccagcagcaacaacaaatacataaTCAGCAACTGTGCATATTTCTGCGAAGTTTGCTGCGTTTTGAGATCGTTTAAGTGGCCTTGTACACTCGGTACATATCCAGGAAAAGGAATTTATACCTTTCTATCTTCAAAACGTagaaatttgaatataaaatttatttaaatacttttttgttgtatttgctgttgcagcagccAAATGAgcgagggagagagagaggcagCTATTTTGACATTCTGCTTTCATTCATCTCCGTCGCATATACAGTTTTACTGTATATTGTTCGTGTGTGAGTGAGCGATCGCCGAGGAATTTTCTGCCTTCGCTTTCGACTTGCtgcgctctctcgctctctcagTATCTCTCGCgctgcattgttgttgctgccgatcgtaaaaaatacttttgggcggagttgttttcatttcgttttccgttttcaaTATCGCTCGCGTACGAAACTTAATGAATTTCCCAACTCCCACAGTAACGTGTTAAAAGTAgcaaaaacaactaaaaataaagtgTGCACTAAGTAAAGAAAGCAGAGACCCAAggaaagttgaaagttgaaaACCAGAATCTCGACgagaacaaaataaaaagtttccAAAAACCcacacaacacacacgcacgcagcAAAATGAGTGTCTGTGAGAGCAAAGCCGttgtgcaacagcaactgcagcagcacttgcagcAACAGGCAGCCGCAGCAGTTGTTGCGGTcgcgcaacagcagcaggctcAAGCCCAAGCTCAAGCCCAGGCTCAGGCCCAGGCTcaggcacagcagcagcaacaggcgcCGCAGGTGGTGGTCCCCATGACCCCGCAGCACTTGaccccgcagcagcagcagcagagcacACAGAGCATCGCCGACTATCTGGCCCAGTTGCTCAAGGACCGCAAGCAGCTGGCCGCCTTCCCCAACGTCTTCACCCACGTCGAACGCCTGCTGGACGAAGGTAAGTCGCTAAAACGCAAACCGAGTAAGATCCCTCCAAGTCACAGGATCATCCTAATCGCGGATCCAAGACTCAGCGGGAGTATAAAAATCACTAGCTACCTTTTTATGAATCAAACAGTCTTATCGAAGTGCATAAAAAGTTTGTTATTGTGACAATATCCTGTATCATTCGGAATTTGTTATATATTAAATCTGATAATGCTTTAATATCAGTTTTAAGAATTTAAgctatacaaaaataaatttagataTCCTTGGTATAATGTTTAGTTATTTAACTATAGAATGTACTTTAAATTTGTGTTTGTATTCCGAAAATTCATGAAAGGAACATTAAACTATTGTAGTATACAAATCGATGCCATTACAATTTGgtttatatcttttttaattgttaaaaaaatatttgcaaagcACTTTAATTCCGAGAATCTAGCGGGATTTATTGTAAACATGTATTACAGAGACTGCAGGTATTTAGAACACATTTACTTTGGGTAAATGGGAGAgattaaatgagtaaatatGTTATTTTAAAGTGGTGACTTCATTTTAAATCGTGAGGGCCAGGCGTGTTAAAGATTAGGGTGCCTCTAACCAAGTGATCACTGTAGTTCAATCAGTTTTGGGGCATGGATCTCTGGGTGTCTGGTTTGTCTCCTCGGCGTCTCCTTTTCGGCATCTTCTCCATCGCGGGTTCTGAGTTCATTCCACCTTACAAACCCAAACGAgatgtttgttatttttagttaCTTCCTTTTTGTGCGCCTCTTCGCGAGCGCACACCTCTCTCCGTGCTCTCTCCTTTTGTCTTCTTGGCTCCACACTTGACTGCCAGTGCAGCCTTTGTTGTTCCTATTATGAATTCTTTGTTGACTCGGCCATTCGTAAACCGAAAAGAAGGGAGGCGTGGATTTGAAGGGACACAGGAGGAGATGCGAAACCCCAGGGGGGAACCCCCAACACAGAAAGAAACATTAATGTGGTGTGGAATGATGTGATAAGAGATCATTTTATTCATCATATgctaaaagttttaaaattttggaATCTCGAAAATTATTGGATCCATTTAACAACGATCTGTTTTGCTCTGTGCACTGAAAGTGTAGCAAACTTATCTGAAAGACGAAAGATTTACCTCAACTGCCCACGCTTTGcctcgaaaaccaaaaaaaaaaaaaaaaaaaaataaaaaatatgaataaatatacGGCAACGAAGCAAACACTCCGAAAGGCAAACCAACAAAAGTCAACTTTCGGGGCGGGATaggggcgggggcgtggcactacCTGGTCGCatcttgtatcttgtatctcgCATATCGGAGCTCTCGTTCCTGTATTTGCCCAACATCTGTTGCCCATATGCAGGCCGGCCAAGAGGGTGTGTGTCGCCTCGTAATGACAAAATTATGTTGGACAGATACACAGATTCAGATACTCGTGGTGCGGTATTTGCGGATTGCAAGGTACCGCTAGATGGCCAGGGTACACTTATTATGTACAGCGTATGTTTGGATTacttttaatatatgttttttaccATATCGCTTGATCAATTTGCTTATAACTACTActacaatttaaataacatttaattattgcaaTTAATCCGGAAATGTGATAGCAAATGGTCTGTATAATAAGATGCAAGATCTTGATTTCTTTCTTCATTAGGAAAATATCCAAGAAGTCGGTGGTCTTATCCAGACCAATCAGATTATTGATTACCAGGTACCAGGTATCGCACAGTCGGAAAACTCGCCCAAAAGCTTATAttcttgttttggtttcgtcTCGGCATAGCTGCAAACTAGTTTGCCTGTctacaaattgtatttgctaAAAGCAAAGCGTTGACAATTTGTAAAACTCGTTCCACCAGACTACAAAATCCAAAGAGCTGAAAtaggcaaaacaaaatacagaTTTGAAACCCACCTCGTTGGCTTATCAGCTTAGTGGGAGGGTGTCGGACTGGATTTTTGGGATTTGAGATTTGGGACCTGGGAACCCGAGTGCCGTCCACTATTTACGAATACTGACCGTATTCGACTGCTAACTTGGCCCGACCGCTAACGGCTTTCAACTTTTCAACTTGCTAgaagtttttgtgttttttctcattttgcaACTTTCTCTTTTCAATTGCTGTCGTCGCTGggctgtgtttttgttttcgttagCTTGACATGCGGGCCAAATCCAAACCCCACATTCACATGCGGTCTTTGGGGCAactcaaaaattgtttatgttttacCCTTTTCCCAGAGGGTGCCAAATTTATTATACGAACTCTGCCTCGACTGGAATTTTATATGTCATTTTGTTGATTCTTATAACCTATTTCCCTTGGCTTTCATGAGTTTGCTTTTGATGAAAGCCCGCAAATTCTAACTTATTACGATCTGCTTAAATCTTTGATTTTAATACGTacttaactttatttaatcCACGTGTGGAATTCCTCAACCGAAAACATTCGACTATcaaattcccattttattataattttactTTAATCACTTCGAGAACACACATAcaatttgttgacttttgaTGTGTTTGTTGCAAGCTGAAAAAAATGTTAAGtagcttaaaatatttctgaaattTACCTGCATACACTTTGTGTCTGTCAGAGATATTGCGAGAGATCTAATTAGGTTCCTGCCTTACCTCAAGCAACACTAACAACAGCAATAGTCGCTTTTTGAGGTTGCGGTTgctgtttttttatttttatatattgtttttttattattgcgGGTGTGCAGCTAAGTTGGCTTGGGGTTTTGGACGTGGCGTTCTGCTCGCAATCATCAGTTGGCTACCTGTTGGGCGTTCGCCCGTTCACTTGAAATGCACAGGCTGTCTGTGTGGAAATATCTGCGTACTTACTGTGCGTTTCACAGCTGTAAGGCACTGCAGTTGgagctaaaatatttaaaaactaaagttttcattttataaatttattaaattacctaaaagttcaaaatatttaaagatgaGGATATACATCTAAGAACTGGATTTGCTTCAGTAATTATGTTTGGCTGTCGAAatcgttttaattaatttctgtctGCTCTTTGAACTAAAATCAATTGATATTTCTAAACTGCCGAAACACACTgtacatttatatatgtatttaagcATAGTATGCCTTCTGTTTATTTGCCGCCTTTTTTATCGTCTTCATTCGTTCAACGCTTTTGGCACTGCTGACataaatttttgttgttattttgaCGAGtgtgttgtttgctttttggaTCTGACTCACGCCCcaaacgaaacaaaaagaagaataaCTTTTGGCCGCCAGCAGAGGCAGTCACTCGCATTGTATCTGTTAGATATGTAGCTATAGCTCTATGACACACGCCGCTGGAGCACGTTTCTTCGCccgaatctgtatctgtatctcagccgtatctgtatctgctgctTTCGGCTCTCCGCTATTCATAGTCGTCGCATTTTGCACAGTTGAAGTGTGCCTAGACTgtgtgaataaaaaaaaaacaaaaaatgacgaCAAGACGTCAAGAGGCCCGAGCAAAAGCTCTACGATCTCGGATCTCGGATTACCGGCGACCAAGCATAACTGCACGTACTATATCGCACTCGGAGATATCATTTTTGTCTCGCAGATATCACATCTTCCGCATGACGTTTGTTTACCTGGGCAGAGGACAGCAAACAGTCATCTAAAGCCCCTAGATATGATAAatttctagtttttgttttcgaattCGGTGGGGCCCACACCTGGGCGttataattatagaaattgTGCTCGCTGTTACTGCAGCCCAAGGTGTATATCCACATACATCTGTCAGATACGCATCCAAGTTTGTATCATGTGCAGCGAGCAACCTGAGAGataaaagccagaaaagagccgaccaaaatcaaattacgTACACCCGCAACGTGAATGTTTATATGGCCgatctatgtatctatatatacatacatataaaaaaaaaaatatatatatataggcaCAGAAACGTGTATATATAGTTGGCCGAATGTGTTCCTCGGCATTTGTCGGATACAGAATTTTTTCTCTTTCACTCCGTCCGACATTTTTCatgaaaatttgaaatgtgtTTCATTTCATCTAAATTTAGATTATTGGAAAATGGGTTTTCGCCTGCCACCATAGCTGTTGGAATTTTGTTTCGTTGGATTTTCACCGTTTAGGGCGTTGGTTTTCTTCTGAccaaaaattttgattttgaaggC
Protein-coding sequences here:
- the LOC27209196 gene encoding uncharacterized protein LOC27209196, giving the protein MEISINVFVFLLYTLVVIYLQHFVNKYTEFVRSL
- the LOC6729046 gene encoding fas-associated death domain protein, giving the protein MVEGKHWSYDILKQIAIEGCTEDLEDLKQTLADEIGSQRRLDCIRTIEDLIDCLERADELSEDNVEPLRRMSGNMPQLIEALSNYTPPENFRGRPVNVYQELRLAEELRQQLRIAPASQNTQPSVSALAAAVPPSGIQNYATPAAFTDSKRTAVFKKISQELGRYWRRLGRSAGIGEGQMDTIEERYPHDLKSQILRLLQLIEEDDCHDPKHFLLRLCRALGDCGRNDLRKNVEQIMSH
- the LOC6729047 gene encoding probable ATP-dependent RNA helicase pitchoune isoform X2, whose translation is MSIREKLLMKKIVKREKMKKELSQKKGNKKAQKQEPPKQNGNKPSKKPEKLSKKHVAEDEDDDLEEDFQEAPLPKKKQQKQPSKKQQIQVANSDSESDDDEQEDEADEDSDVDEVDEVDEDDVDSGSEDDDQQEDEEEPVPAKKTKLLPNKSKAQNGKPAKDDEPFTVESSLAALDYRDSDDRSFASLKGAVSEATLRAIKEMGFTEMTEIQAKSLTPLLKGRDLVGAAQTGSGKTLAFLIPAVELINKLRFMPRNGTGVIIISPTRELSMQTFGVLKELMAHHHHTYGLVMGGSNRQVESEKLGKGINILVATPGRLLDHLQNSPDFLYKNLQCLIIDEVDRILEIGFEEELKQIINLLPKRRQTMLFSATQTARIEALSKLALKSEPIYVGVHDNQDTATVDGLEQGYIVCPSEKRLLVLFTFLKKNRKKKVMVFFSSCMSVKYHHELFNYIDLPVTSIHGKQKQTKRTTTFFQFCNAESGILLCTDVAARGLDIPQVDWIVQYDPPDDPREYIHRVGRTARGSGTSGHALLLMRPEELGFLRYLKAAKVPLNEFEFSWQKIADIQLQLEKLIAKNYFLNQSAKEAFKSYVRAYDSHQLKQIFNVNTLDLQAVAKSFGFLVPPVVDLKVGAAKRERPEKRVGGGGFGFYKKMNEGSASKQRHFKQVNRDQAKKFMR
- the LOC6729047 gene encoding probable ATP-dependent RNA helicase pitchoune isoform X1, producing the protein MSIREKLLMKKIVKREKMKKELSQKKGNKKAQKQEPPKQNGNKPSKKPEKLSKKHVAEDEDDDLEEDFQEAPLPKKKQQKQPSKKQQIQVANSDSESDDDEQEDEADEDSDVDEVDEVDEDDVDSGSEDDDQQEDEDEEEPVPAKKTKLLPNKSKAQNGKPAKDDEPFTVESSLAALDYRDSDDRSFASLKGAVSEATLRAIKEMGFTEMTEIQAKSLTPLLKGRDLVGAAQTGSGKTLAFLIPAVELINKLRFMPRNGTGVIIISPTRELSMQTFGVLKELMAHHHHTYGLVMGGSNRQVESEKLGKGINILVATPGRLLDHLQNSPDFLYKNLQCLIIDEVDRILEIGFEEELKQIINLLPKRRQTMLFSATQTARIEALSKLALKSEPIYVGVHDNQDTATVDGLEQGYIVCPSEKRLLVLFTFLKKNRKKKVMVFFSSCMSVKYHHELFNYIDLPVTSIHGKQKQTKRTTTFFQFCNAESGILLCTDVAARGLDIPQVDWIVQYDPPDDPREYIHRVGRTARGSGTSGHALLLMRPEELGFLRYLKAAKVPLNEFEFSWQKIADIQLQLEKLIAKNYFLNQSAKEAFKSYVRAYDSHQLKQIFNVNTLDLQAVAKSFGFLVPPVVDLKVGAAKRERPEKRVGGGGFGFYKKMNEGSASKQRHFKQVNRDQAKKFMR